The Silene latifolia isolate original U9 population chromosome Y, ASM4854445v1, whole genome shotgun sequence sequence TGATATGGTGATAAGTGGAAGGAATAGCTAAGAATCTAGTAATAgttgggttacgaggacgtaatatttatcttaagaggagtaggatgcgagaAAAAAAGTTTGATGGTTATGCGTACTGTGGTATATTTGAAGGTGTTGAGTCTTGATGTGGAAAAAAGGATGGACTTGTGGTTGATATTGATAcagtcgttatgtaccaaaaataaatacctaaatataactaacagaagctagtgataagtagggtcgatctccacagggaggcaaggtatctatctgtaagtccgtctatctaattcacaaatggggggttttgaatttggtttCTAATACTACTAAAGATTAAAGAGGAAGAGCAATCACGACTACAAATCCAGGTAACTACAACGCctctttaacaacgcttattcacgaaaatcacaatagacgttgtagaacgtatggcgcgaattttactaaaattaattacaacggttatggttatataaccattgttataagttttaacaacgggccaaacatgcacaaccgttgttaataatttggcgcaaaattggcgcaaagttagtgaaaagtaatcacaacggttattttttaaaatcgttgttaaaacttttgaacaacggtttttgtttaacaaccgttgtcaatactttccatactataaaccacacaaacacagatcagctacagccacaaaacacaaaccttaacacaaacacaaacacaaacacagacaaacacaaacacaaacacaatcacaatcacaaacacaaacacaaacacaaacacaaacacacactttctcatcgtctctttctctctttctcatcgtcgctttatcatctcgccgtcagtgttggtttcatcgtctcttactttctctaattatcaggtaaatctcgccgtcactgttggtttcatcgtctttcatcgtcattattttctttttctaaatatttcatttgcatgtatgtgtttttatcgatcattgtgttatttctctaagtattattcgcttaattagctagtaaaacaaattaaataaaataaaacaaagaagaagcaagatgatagagaggaatgcatgataaacttaattaattaatatatatatatatatatatatatatatatatatatatatagggtcgagatccggtgagaaccacccatataatgagaaccatgagaaccacttaaCAACCCTTGAATCTAATAATACACAGGCTGAGATTAACTCAACCAAAGCCCAAACTTTTTCGCGCGTCCTACCCAAACCCAACTAATCTTACTCATTTTCTAATTTTGCTTTCTCTCTCTTCTTCAACTCATCTCGTCGACTATGAAAACCTTCCGCCATCAATGACGCCTATTCGATAATCAAACCTTAACTTTCTCTACAATCGAACGATAAATTCTTCGACAATCAACCTTTCGACGCTGCTTCAATCAATGACGCCTTTAAATTCGAGGTAAAATTTTGATCTttatgattatttgttgtgaaatTAGTTGATTTAGTCGATTACATTAGATTGTTCGTGAAATTAGGGATTGATTAACCGATTAGAATTCTGAATTGAACAATTATGCTTCTGAATTTAGGATTTCgacaattaaattggggaaactgagaaattagggttaggggatttgagaaatttgttgaaaccatgaaattagggtttgattcgtcTCTTAAGTTTCTGGATTGATAAATCATGCTTCTGAATTTAGGatttcatgaattaaattgggaaaccgagaaattagggttggagaccgtttatgtgcatcaaaatcttgtttatgtgcatccaaattcctgtttatatgcatcaaattcctgtttaggtgcatcaaaatgtgattttgtgaatcaaattggcttaattcagaaattagggtttcatgaattaaattggggaaactgagaaattaaggttggagaccgtttatgtgcatcaaaatcttgtttatgtgcatccaaattctgtttatatgcatcaaattcctgtttaggtGCATTAAaaagtgattttgtgaatcaaattgttctaattgagaaattagggtttcatgaattaaattggggaaactgagaaattagggttggagaccgtttatgtgcatcaaaatcttgtttatgtgcatccaaattcctgtttatatgcatcaaatttctgtttaggtgcatcaaaatgtgattttgtgaatcaaattggcttaattgagaaattagggttggagaaattgtgaaattgcctacatttgttaaaatcagggactcaatttcatgaattatactgttgtattgttgcttatttaatttttgacATTTCTTGTTGCAGCAATAATGACAAAGACAACTCCTCAATACTATCACAAACTTCTTCAAATGTCATTACAAACGAAGGAGCGAATGTTGAAGCTAATGCATGTCACCTATATTAGAAATATCTCAATAATAGCGATTGAGAATGATGTTCCTGAAGTTGTGACTTTCGAATTTGTTGAAGGTACAATTCTATTCATCCTGGTAGTTGCTTGATGTTTTCAGCTTTTTAAAGGTACATTTCATATGCTTTTGTATCCCTCGCCTTTCTTACTTTAATTGCACCACATATGCGAGATATCATAGTAGAGGAGGCGAGAGGACGAGGAGGCGCGAAGGTTCTTCAAGCAACACGAATCGGGTTTTTGAGTGTCTCAACCATCTTAAGCCTGTTATTGGTATGCTATTCGATAAGCTTGAACTAGGTGTTGAGTTTTATGAAGCATATGCAAAAGAATCTGGGTTTGTGACTAGATTAAGCTCACAAAAGTCTAAAAATGGTGTCGTTACGCATAaaaaagttgtgtgtaataaggctggagtatgtgaagcgaaagggaaaaatcacaggaggcaaaggactaggatagaatgtccttcttgtattaaatttaagcgaattttggaggaaggtcctgatatgggtaaataccaaatatatgattttcatgaaggtcataatcatatgccacaaacaccatcaacaatggtacatttgacacaaacgagagagttgaatgtagttcacaaaaaaatgataattgACAACTCCAAAAATAACATAGGTCCAGTTAAGTCGTATAGGTTGTTCAAGGAGTATGTTAGAGGTTATAGGAATGTGGGTGCGTCATTGGAAGACTTTAAGAACTTTTCTAGAGATATCAAAAATTATTTATCAGAGGGGGATGCTCAAATGCTTATTGAgcattttatgaagataaaacacatgtgtccatctttttattttgattttgaggtaGACGAGATAGGTCGATTGTCACATGTGTTTTGGGCTGACCCTATTAGTATTAAAAACTATTTGCTATTCGGGGACATGACCTCTTTTGATACGACCTTTAGAAAAAACAAGTATAGGATGATATTTGGTCCTTTTACAGGCGTGGATAATCATAAGAGATGCGTGACCTTTGGGGCTGGACTTATTATAAATGAGAGTAAGgagtcctttgcttggctatttaCGAAATTCGTAGAGGCTATGGGGGTCGTCATCCAGTTTGTATGATAACCGATGAAGATGCGGGgatagaagaaggaatgaaattagcctggaaagacaaggtgcaacacagatattgcatgtggcacatactaAAAAAGTTGCACGAGAAAGTAGGGCTGTAATATGTAAAGATACTTGAGTTCTGAAGAAGATAAACCGATGTGTTTGGAGCGAAGATGTGGAGCCGTCTGAATTTGAGGAAAGGTGGACAACAGTAGTTGAATCTCATGGGTTGTCGGATAACGAGTGGCTTAAGGAGAAGTACAACATTAGAAATATGTGGGTTCCAGCTTACTTTCGTGATCTGTTTTTTTAGGAGGCTTGATGAGAACGACCTCCAGTCGAGTCGAGAAAACCACTTTTTCAAAGAACTTCACTAATCCTAATTTAACCCTAGTTgagttttggatgagatttgagagtgcaaTGGATGCTCAAAGATGGACTCATTCGAAACTTGTTGCACAATCAAAAAACTCCTTCCCCCAGTTGTCGACTCCATTAGccctagaaaagcatgcatcagaaatctacactccaacaattttcggcgagtttcaaaaggaagtcgaagcagcttgctattcatgtggtgttggggataaagaaaaagataaaaccTATCCAATTCTATACACAGATATCATAGATCAAGTTCGAAATAAAACGTATAAGGTTGGTTTTAAGAAGGATGATGTTTCAGTGGTATGCACAtgcaagaagtttgaaagacATGGAATGCTCTGTCGATATGCTCTGTGTGTCTTTAAAGATCGGGGAATTCAGAAAGTTCCAAGTGACTACCTGCTTAGTCGGTGGAGCAAACTAGCAACCTGCCAGCCAATCGTCGGCCCTAATGGCCAGTTGCTTGCTGATTGTACATCAATGGATGTACAGAAAAACAAAGTTGGCGAGTTATGGTCAGAGTTGTTTACTTGTGTGGCACTTGTTGAACAGAGTCCTGGGCATTGTGATGAGTTGCTTGGGATTTTGCGTGAGTTCAAGGAAAGGGTAAAAATTACCCCTGATGAAAGTGGAAATACTGGTATTGCAAAGGTAAAGGACAAGAATGCTGAAATTGGGATGCTTTTAGGAACAAACATGCCTAGTGAGATTAAGGTTTTGCCTCCAAGGCAGTGCAAAAACAAAGGCTCGGGAAAAAGGCTGATCTCACAAAGAGAACGAGCTGGGGAAGTGACCAAGAAAGCGCTAAGAAAATGCAGGGCCTGTGGGGAGATGGCGAACCACGACAGTAGGAATTGTGACCGAAGGACAACCGACAATGAGTAGAGTAATTTTTTATTTTACCTTATTGAAAAATTTgggaattttattttatttgatagatattggacatttgccttattgaataattcgtgactttttattttatttgatagatgttGGACTTTTTTTCTTCAAACGAATGAATGCAACACTTCTAGAATGTAAAGCCCGAGTGTTTCTGTCACCATTATTTCGTGCACATATAatggtatttcatgcacatacacaTGTATTTCATGCATGTGGAACAGTTTTTCATGCACACATTATGCAAGTAACGGTTTAAGTTCTCATTTTATTTATAGCGTTTTTAAATTTTACTGTGCTTTTCCGTTTCATTGATTCATTATTAATCACTCAATCCATGGTgggaaaaaattacaataaagcaGCAAAAAAGTCGCATAATTCAAACTACTTGTAACATCTACCGTAGTAAATAATGAGCTGACCAAAATGCTACCATTTTTGTAATGAGATGATATGCAATTACTGATGAAACTCGAACGCTCCTCCTAACCCGAGTTTGTCGTCTAATAAACCTGTTTTTCATGCATGCACACTGTTATTCCATGCATGTGGAACAGTTTTTAATGCATTTACGATGTTTTCGCATTTCATTACAGACCTTTTCGTtatccaattttgaaaattgtctctcgttttcgttgcctcgtgacatgttcgttttccaattttgaaaattgtttctcgttttcgttgcctcgtgacatgtttCTAGAATTAGTCCGGAAACATGACTTCATGTCTTACACGCCTTACATATTCCAAAATCTAATATGTACTCTCAAGACTTAGTGTACTACATATTCCAGAATAAACTCCACAAGAAGCTAATATTCCAGGGTCTACTCCCTTTGTACATCCCGCGACTCAAGGAATCGGATAAAAAAATGGCAAGGTGTTTGAATTTTGGATTAGGTCATCTGCCACTCCCTTTGCACATCCCTCGACTCAAGTGTTTAGAAAATATCACCTAGGGATAATCCTACAAAAAAACGGGGGAAAATATCATTACGTCAAAGTCACTCCGAGACAGAATCTAATGAAAAGAAGATTAAAAGTAGGCAAAATTTAAATTAGGCATTCAAGGTTCTTTATATTTACCTGTCTCTTGTTTCGCTTCCATTTGATGAGACGTGCAATCATACTCGTACcatattcatccaaatcctaCGTAAAAATTTTATTTGACAACAAATATTGAAATGCTTGAAATAAAATATACTGAATAATGTTTACAAAAGTTTGTTTAAAAATTTATACCTCGTCAGAACGCTCATCACTCCATGATGCTTGATCACACAAATTTTCTAGCCACTTTAACAAATAAACTCCACAAGAATACCCATTCTTTTGTTGAGGCACTTGCACAACCTCCCACTGAAAAGTCTTGATCTCCAACAACCTTGTGTATCTTGGAGAGTCTCTTGCGATGATCTCCAAAGCAGGCAGGAGCTATACAAAAACAAGACAGtgagtgattgtgattgtggtataAGGCTATTTAATGCACATGCAAGGGTATGTCATGCACATAGAAGGGTATTTCATGCACATTAAGATCACCAACAGTATTTTCATTCGACAATGCATTTTGGGCGATCAAAAAATCGCTGTTGAGCGACCTTCCTGGATATAATAAGTGAGGGGTAACATGTTTTTGTGcaaaaactaataaatcatacctGTTCAACTAAAAATTTTTGCCTGACTTCACGGCGCCTGGGCAGGTTGGAGTCGAGTATGAAGTTCATCCTTTTCCCAAAGTCAACAACGCATGCAAACCAATGTGATCTCTCCACACAATAAGGAAAGAAAGCCTGAAATATTACAAACTAGTCAAGTAGGATTTATCGACTTCAAATGAAAAAAGAATGCATTCGAAAAAAGGAGAAGGGAAAAAAAGTAAGAGAATATTTATTTACCAGTTGGGTTGTGTTTAGATTGAGGGGCAAGTAGTCAAGTAGGACGTATTGACTTCGAAACCCCTTTTTACCGACAACTCCCTgaaatttgagaacatttgtcaaaattctttgtcatttcaaaaaccaaaaacaagcattTGACACAATAAGGAATATGAATACCTTTATGATTGTCGGAAAATACACAACACTCGGGTTTTCGATTGTAGTACGAATACCAACAGCATCAATAACCATATCCATTACCCAATTTCCTGTCAGCAAGGTCTGCAGCgcgtcttgggtaacttgcaaccAATCAGTTTCTACAACGACCTCACTAATGATGCACATGTTGCAATTAGATTAGAAAACACGGAACATCAGAGAGTGGACAAAAACTGAAGTTTTTAGAAAGCTGTATGGTCAGTTAGAACTTACTCCTTGTTCTTCTTATTATTCCGAATATAATTGATCAAGTGTGCATCTGTATATGGTAAATCATCATGTGGCGCTTGATTACtgagaaaaggggaaaataaaaGCTCCTTTATTAACATGGAAAAACGGAAAAACGGAAAACAAAGCTACTTAAAATTTCGCATTACCGAAGCTGAACGCCATTCTTGTAGTCCTTTGCTGCAGCCGTCACTTGAAGTTTATAAGAGTTGTATCGCCAAGTTAGTATTTCATTGCAAACCCTCACAACATAACGTGTAACATCAACTCtctgaacaataacaacaaaagaaatcaaCATCAGTGACTtcatatttaatgcacatacaaggaAAGGTTGAATTAAATAATACAGACTTACTCCCTTTACGACCCACCTTTGAACCTAAGCGTCCCTTAGCCCCGTTGTACATCTCCATATgacgcatgaggtagattccagtaTCATGCTCGACATCAACGG is a genomic window containing:
- the LOC141628639 gene encoding uncharacterized protein LOC141628639 produces the protein MTKTTPQYYHKLLQMSLQTKERMLKLMHVTYIRNISIIAIENDVPEVVTFEFVEDIIDQVRNKTYKVGFKKDDVSVVCTCKKFERHGMLCRYALCVFKDRGIQKVPSDYLLSRWSKLATCQPIVGPNGQLLADCTSMDVQKNKVGELWSELFTCVALVEQSPGHCDELLGILREFKERVKITPDESGNTGIAKVKDKNAEIGMLLGTNMPSEIKVLPPRQCKNKGSGKRLISQRERAGEVTKKALRKCRACGEMANHDSRNCDRRTTDNE
- the LOC141628640 gene encoding uncharacterized protein LOC141628640 is translated as MCIISEVVVETDWLQVTQDALQTLLTGNWVMDMVIDAVGIRTTIENPSVVYFPTIIKGVVGKKGFRSQYVLLDYLPLNLNTTQLAFFPYCVERSHWFACVVDFGKRMNFILDSNLPRRREVRQKFLVEQLLPALEIIARDSPRYTRLLEIKTFQWEVVQVPQQKNGYSCGVYLLKWLENLCDQASWSDERSDEDLDEYGTSMIARLIKWKRNKRQDYP